A stretch of DNA from Candidatus Bathyarchaeota archaeon:
TTCATTGCTGTGCAAGTATTCAGCATTAACTAAAGGTAGGTACGGAAAAAGCACTCTTTCTGCAACGAATTCTCCTAGCCAACCTTTTTTGATGTCTTTTTCAAAGTCTGAACGGTTAACAACTAAAATTGAAACCTTGATGTCATCAACAGTACCAAAATGGTTTGTTAAACGAAGAAGAAATTTTTCAATTACAAGAAGGACATTTATGTCTGTTTTTTGGTCAGCGTAGCCACAAGCCCATGGACCGTAAACACATACAGCAGTGATTTTGCGCGAGCCAGCTATGTCGTTACAGATGTTTAGTATATCTTCCTTTTGGGTGTCAGTTAGTTGAGCCGTCATTCTGTGCCCGTTCCACAGTTGATAAGTAAAATTTTGTTCATAAGAAATTAAGGTTCGCACGTTTAAAACCTATTCGTTACGCAAAATCAGGTTTACTATTCGGACCTTTTTTTAGATTTTGTAGATAATGAAACAAAAATAGTTCAGATAAAACTTTTAATCAACCTAAATCATTCAAACTACTTGGAGATGTCAGGTCTGCAAATTGAGTCACAGTTCGCAAAGGCAAAAAGGCTCTTCAAAGAAGCAATTGACCGAAACAGCTTGATTTTAAAGGCAATAACATTTGCCTTCTTTATTCTGTTGACAGCGTCCATTATTGTTACAATCGTAATTTTTAATATGGCTCCTGACTTAATTGACACTTTGGGTTCATTTACTGAAACAACTATAGGCACTGGAGATATTCCATCTCCTTACACGGGAAGTTTGTATTCGTTCATTTTCTTTAATAACATTGGGCATTTCTGGAACCCCCTCAGAATGATTGTTTGGATTCCAGCGGTGGGGCCATTATTGTTGGGATTAGAGATTTTGCTTAATAGTGGATTAATCGGAATAGTTGCAGTAATGGTAGGAATCAGTAAAGGAGTAGCTTACCCAATATTAGGGTTAATTCCTCACGGCATAATTGAGATACCTGCATTTTTGTTCCAGTTATCTGCGATTGTTCTGTGGCAAGTAACCATTACAGAAGCAATAATAAACAAATTACGGGGAAAAAAATTAGATAATCTCAAATTCAAACTAGGAGTACAGGACACAATAATTTTTGCTGTAACATCGATAATGTTGATGGGAATTGCAGCAGTTATTGAAACTTTTGTCACTCCCTACCTGCTTGGGTTATGATCAAATCCTCATTTTTCTAGATGCCAGCTGATTCGACTACACTTAACAGTTGAGTTTCTACCCGTTTATGATACTCAAAATGTTGATTTGGGTCGTTTAACAAAACATAAAACCAGTATGCTCCAAACAATCCCGTAGTTACTATAGTTAAAATTAGGTACAACACAAAACTTCTGTTATCCATAGGCTTGGCTCTCTGAGGAACAGAAAAAGTTATACCTAATTGATTTAATGCAATTCTGGATTGCTCCCAAAAACTGTTCTCTAGTTGTTCATGTTTATAAAAGTCTGAAACAAGAAAATAGTAAACATATAACGACAAAAATGGAATGAATGCTGACAAAAATCCCCATAAAATCGGGTTTTTGTCGGTTTTATCCGAATTTGCTTCTTTTACATTTTTTTGCAACACCAATAAAGTGTCTTGAACCTCAACACCAGTTGTTTGAGCAACAGAATCAATAGCACCTATTAGATTCTGAGAAAGAAGTTTTTGTCGGTTAAAATGAGTTTTACGTCTATTAACAAGAAAATACGGAACAACCAAACCAACAACTACAGAAGTGAACGACGACAAACTAACAAAAAACCAAGGCAACATTACCCCTGATAATACTTCATCATAAAAAAAATCGTACGAAGTCACAGAATCTATCGAAGAAAACTGAGCCATCAACGAAACCATAAAATATCCTCCTGCTACAATTGCAACAAAAACGGGCAAAAAGTACAAGACCAACCAAAAATTTGACATCTGGCGGTCTGTTTTTTCTCGCATCTGAATGTATTTCTTTAGGTTATCAAAAGTCCCCGTCACATTATTTCGCCCAGATTTTTTATACAATAGTAAATAATATGGTGTACGTTTTTAAAACTGATTAAAATTTTGCTGCTATAAAACAAAACGAACTGACTACCGAAACTGGACAAACAACAAAAGAAGCAAACAACACTGAATTTTGCAATTAAGCGCCTTGCATGATCCGGGCGTTAACGTTTCCTTCTGCGGCTGCTTTGATTTGTTCTGCTTCTTCTAAAGAATCAATTCCAGTAAAATATTTGAACCATGCACCAGAACTGGGAATCTCAATTTCAATTTCATACTTCAATTTACAGCTCACCAAATTAATTGATTAAATGTCAAGATTTACAATAAATAACATCCTACCTACAAAGACATATTTCGAAAGCTGATAGGTACATCCCTAGAACATATGCGAAAACCTTTCTGACCCTAATGTCGAGTTAAATCAAATATTGAACGTATATCTGCTTTGCCTAAGAATAAACGATTTAGAACAAAAAACAATTCGAATTGGCATTCAACAGCCATCCCAAGAAATTCTTATGGAATTGCACTTTAGAATTAATTGTAACTTGGCTTGAATTGTATGCTGATGTTTATAAATTTTAGAAGTTTGTGGCTAACTCCTACCTTAATGTTTTATTGACTTATAGCATGTTAGATTAGCGATGATAAATAATTAATTTGGGTGAGACCTTTGATTCCCATTCTTTTATTCTTAATTTGGATTGCTGCGTCTTTCTTTTTTCCAGTATTGCTTAGGAGGTTTCAGATACCGTGGGTAACTGCGGTCATTTTTGCAGGAATGATTTTAGGTCCATATGGTTTAAATGCTGTAGAATCAGGGGAAATAATGGATTTTTTTGCAACAATAGGCCTTATTTTTCTCATGTTTACAGCAGGATTGGACACTCAATTTTCGGTCCTGAAGAAGTCGGGAAGAACTGTAGTGTATTTTGCTGGGTTAAACCTTATAATTCCTTTTATAACCGGCTTTTTTGTTGGAATTTGCTTAGGGTTAAGTTCTCTTGCATCATTAATTTTAGGAACATGTTTTAGTTCATCATCTGTAGGTTTAATTGTTCCAATGCTGAGGGAGTTGGACATTGAATCAAACATAAAATCAACAGTTGTTTCTGCCATCTTTCTGGAAGACGTAATTAGCTTGATTATTCTCGCGGTCTTGCTTAATGCCGTTGTGCCGGTTTCTCCTATACCTTTAGCAATTTTTCCAGTTGTTCTATTAATTTTCGTTTTAATAGTTTTATATTTGATTCCAATTCTTCAAGAATGGCTTTTTTATTTTGGACCGAAAAAAGATGCCTTTGCGGCTGGATTACGTGCAGTTTTCATTACATTAGCTCTAGTAGCATTTATGGCAGAATTAATTGGTGTCCATGCAATGGTTGGAGGCTTTTTGGCAGGGTTAACACTTTCAGATATGTTAAAAAAACGAAAACAACTCGAAGAAAACATTGTTGCCGTCAGTTACGGGTTTCTAATTCCCGTTTTCTTATTGAATTTGGGAATGACAACAAACATGACAGCAATATTTGCACCAGGAGATCTTTTATCGACAGGGTTGATTATTTTATCGCTCATTGTAAGTAAATCAGTAAGCGGTTTTCTTGGAGGTCGGCTTGTCGGATTTCCTTCAAAAACTAGTTTGGGAATGGGTATCATGACAATTGCTCAAATGTCCACAACATTGGCAACTGCAAGTTTAGCATTCCAGTATGGTATATTGAGTGAGAGCATTTTAGCGGGTCTAGTTCTCTTGTCCATAGTTACAATTATACTGACTCCTTTCTTGACAAAGTTGATTTTTGGGCACAAAACAGAAAAAACTAGTAAGTTTAGCCGATTATGGCTTGGAAATGGAAACTAAAAATTAGTAATGAACGTTCAAAATATTTTTGATTGATAGTTTATTGAACTAGAAACTTTGTCTTTTGTTTCCCTTATCTGTCTTTCCTCTCTATACACGTGCGTATCTTCTATTGTCTTAAGCCTGACAAGTTGGTACTTGAATCTGTGGGCATAAAAAAGTTAGGATTTAAGTCTTGCTTTATTTTATTCTTGAATACACCGAACAGACTTTGAAGGAAAACGTGAAATGGATTAAAAGAAACTCAAAAAATATAGTTATTATTGCAAGTGAAAAATTGCTGAAATTAATGAAAACTTGAATAAAGATTACAAATAATGGTTAGAAAATGCCGGTACCGAGGAGTTTGTAAAGGCTCCAACTGTTGGCGTAGCTTAATCAATCAATCTTCTATTCTTGAAGTGTTTTACCTTTGAAACATGGTTCAATACTAGGTATCTTCGCTTTACAGAAGAGTTACAACAACTTCTCTGCTCATTTTTTTACGTCTTACTAATCCCTTGTTTTCCATATCATTCAAAAGTAAACTGGTTTTAGATTTAAAAAATCCCAGCTCTTTAGTTATCATGGATTGATAAATTTTTTCACCTGTAATACGAAGTAATTTGATAACCTTGTCTTCGTCGGATTTTATTTCAAACTTATTGTTAACAAATGAGTCTCCGATACTTTTTTCTCGCTCTTTCGTCTTCTAATTAACCAGAGAGCACCCAAAATAGCTAAATGACAAAAACAATGTTACCAAAAATTGCCAGTAGATTATTTATATAACCAAAATCCTCAACCTCTGCTGATGTTAAGATAACTATAGGTTCACCGTCTCCAAAATTTCGTCTGCCATACCATAATAGAACTTGTTTCCACTCTTTTTTACATCGTTTTTTGCTTATTTCATTTCAGTAAATCCACATTTTTTCACTATATATGTTGATAACCTTATGCGGTGTATAGTAACTGCAACCGCAATTATGAACAAAATAGTTAAGTCATCAATTTGGACGCGATAAAAATGTATATGTACATATTATTATCCAAAGGATAATTATGGCAAGTATTTTTTCGTGTGCATAATGAGTTTATCAAAATTGAATTATGTAATAGTGATTTAAATTCGATGTAGTTTTTATGTTTGAAAAGTTTTTTAAATTGATGTCTTCTTTCTAGTTATGGGATTGATAGGTGAATAAGACTAAACGGTTGTTCGTTGCTGCACTTTTTGGAGCCATAATATCATTAACTAAAGTGTTTTTACCTTTTCCTATGGACAAGATGTTCATCATAGTTCAAGCGGTTCTGTTGGCTATATCCGCCCTTTTCATAAAGAAGATAGGTGCAACATATGTGGGTGCAATCGACGGCGCCTTAACTGTTTTATGGAGACCTGCTTTAGGACCGTTTACTTTTGCTTTCGCCTTTTTATATGGGATTCTTGTAGATGCTTTCTTTATTATTTTCAAAATTCATCCCAGCATGGATAAAGTGAACCCCATCAAAATAGTGGTTGCCATGACCCTGAGCACGGCTATAGTTGGCTTTCTAAGCTACTACATTACCGTTGTTCTATTAGAGCTCCTTCCAATGGAACCCGGGTTGGCAGTGCCAATACTAATTATGAGTATAATAAGTGGCGCAGTAGCAGGGTATGCAGCTGCATATCTCTGGAATAAACATTTAAAAAACATTCTTGTCTAAACAAGCCAATTGAGCTTACCTGTTTTTTCAATTTTTATCCTTTTTAACTTCCGCTATTTTGATATTGTGGCCCTCTACGATTCCATTTAATTGATTCCGGGGTTTTTTGATTTACTTTACGGTCTTTACCTGTTGTAAACTTTCAAATATTTGGAGTAAAAAATCCATTCAAACAATAATCGATTGTCTATTAATTATCCGTCTTCTGCGGATGCTACGAGTCGTCCACTTTTTTGGTTAAAATTTTATCTCCTGCTGAAATGGAGTAAAATAGCAATCTTAAAAATCCTAGTTGGTATTTTTATATTATAAAATCAAATTTAATGTTGTTGTCAATCTACTTTCGTAGTTGTGCAGGTAGCAGCACTTTTTCTTCAATTATTATGGCTGTTGAAGTTTCGTCAATTCCTTGTATTTGTCGTGTTTTTTCTATGAACTCTGACAGTTTCTTGAGGCTTTCAAATCGTGCCTTTGCAATCAAATCAAAATTTGCTGCTTGAACTTCAGTTATTTCTTCAATTTCTGTGAAACTTGTTAATGCTTCAATGATGTCATTTTTGGGTATGTGTCCGTTTCCTGGAGTTGCCTCTGAAAAATTGATCTGCATAAGTGCCCCAATTGGCAATGATGTTTTTTCATGATCAATCAGGGCTTTGTATCCTGTGATTATGAAGTCCTGTTCCATTTTTTTAATTCTTCTGTGCACTGTGGATATTGGCATTCCCAGAATTTTTGAAATTTTTCGGCTAGACAAACCTGAACGTCGCGCTAAAATTTTGAGTATCTGTTCATCTTTTTCATCCATGTGTTTTCCCTCTGCCCATGAGAGGAATTATCATGCGGAAGTGTTTTAAAAAGCTTCTTTTGGCTAAAATGAGAAAAACCATGTTGGATGTAAGAATTTTTCTAAAACTAAATGATTATTCGGGCAATTCTTCAACATCGGTTTCATGGCAAATATATATTGGTCCCCTGACCATTTGAATGCCGTTTTCTGCTGTGTAGCTATACCTTTCTGGAAGTCATCACTTCAATACTGCTGAAAGAGCTAGTTTTAATCATTCCTAGAACCAGTTTAGGCTCTACATTTACTGTTGAATATTCCTAACTCAATTTTTTCTCCAGTTTTTTGAAAATTTTTTATATTTTTTCGGTTTAACTTATTGCATATTCTTGGAAGACGGAGAGATAATTAGAACAAAACAAAAATTATTTTGTGTTTATTTTTTGGGTTTTTTGCATGGTTTGAACATTTAGGTTAAATAGGGTGATTGTGTCAAGACGTAGATAGAACCTGTGTGATAATAATGACTGAATTAATTGCTGAAGGCGACGACATTTACCTTTATTTAGATCCAAGAAGAACTTACCTCGTCAAAGTGGAAGCAGAAAAAAGCTTTCACACACACAAAGGCTACATCCAGCTAGGGGACTTAATCGGAAAAGAATACGGAACCCGAATCCCCAGCAGCATGGATATCGAATTTGTCGCTTTAAAGCCAAAATTGCGTGATTACATTTTCAAAACAAACAGGCGCACCCAGATATCTTACCCCAAAGACATTTCACTAATCATATTAAACAGTGGAATCGGACCGGGAAGTCGAGTAGTTGAAGCAGGAACCGGAACAGGGGCTCTTACAAGTGCCATTGCCCATTACATTAAACCTACTGGGCGAGTTTACTCTTATGATATTCGGCAAGAATTTCAGAAAAATGCGAAAAAAAACTTGGAACGTGCAGGACTTCTTGATGTTGTAGAACTAAAAGAGGGAGACATTACCGAAGGAATCCAAGAAGAAGATTTAGATGCAATAATTTTGGATATGGCTACCCCTTGGTTGGTTATTCCTCATGCTTACGACGCGTTGAAGGGAAGTGGAGTGTTAGTGTCTTTTAGTCCGACCATTGACCAAGTTGTGAAAGTTACAGAAGCCTTAGATGAATGTGGTTTTGTTTGTGTCGAAACATGTGAAACATTGATTCGATTTATGCAGGTGGCAAGGGGCAAAACGCGCCCCCAAACGTTGATGACTGGTCACACTGGTTATTTGACCTTTGCGCGAAAGTCCGTCAGGCATGAGCCTGATCCTGAGACTTAAGCGATTTCGACACTGTTGATTTCTGTCAAAGTATCCAAACTGTTCATTTTTATTTTCATGCCCGATACTGTGTAGAGCACATCTTCGATGTAGAGACTTCGTTGTATTGTGTAGCCGTTGTAGTAGTAATAATAGCCGCTTTTCAGCAAATCTGTATTATTATTCATGTGTGTGATTTGTCCACGCAAGTTAATGCCTGCAGTTGAAATGTTAAGGACGTACGCTCCTTGCCAGACATATTCACCACGTGCCCAGTCGGGAACTTCGCCGTCATAGTCATTTTCGTCAAGTTCTGCAACAAGTACGGGTATTACTAACAGGTTCTTTTCTTTGTCAAACAGTAGCGCTTTGTGGTCATTCAAGATTGGAGAATCTGTTCCACGGTCGCCGATTTCGTATTTTGCTACTTCAATGGGGTTTGAAACGTCACTGACATCAAACAGGGAGATTTTTACTCCTTGGTACCATGCAAAGTCCTTTTCTGAGTCATATTCTGTTTCTTTGCCGATTCCGATGATATGGGTTTCGTCATAAGGATGAAGATAACCCGAGTACCCTGTTACTTTAAGTTCACCAAGAACTGTAGGTGCAGCTGGGTTTGTTAAGTCAATAACAAACAAAGGGTCTACGTTTCGGAAGGTTACAATGTAAGCTTTGTTGCCCATGAATCTTGCCGAGTAAATTTGTTCTCCTGGGGCTAAATCTTCTAAGCTGCCAACAAGGTTAAGGTTCAAATCAAGAACATATACATTATTTGTGGATGTTAACCCAGTAGTGAAGGTTCGCCAGTTATTGTTGTTGACAGTTGTTGCAACTCGGAAGTATCCGTTGTATTCATCCATGCTGAACTGGTTCAAAACGTATCCTGGGACTTCTCCTTCTGCTTCAAAGGTTATGGATTCTTGGTTGATTTTTGCGCGGTAGATTTTTGTTTTCATTTCTTCGTCTTCGTTCCAGTTGTAATCTGGGAAGGTCATGTAAATGTTAGTTGTTGAAACGTAAATTCCGCTGGTTCCTCCAAGCAAAACTGTTTGGTGAGTTGGTTCTTGGGCATCATTTTGGATGTTTACTGCAGCAACGGTGGTGAATGTATATGAAGTGTCCGAGTTATTGTAATAGTAAATCTCTGTTGCATCGATTGTTTCTGTTTGGTTGTTTGAATGAACACGGGGCAAGAAAACGTCCGTTTCATAAAGATACGTGTATTGGGTTGCAACCATGTAGACGTAGTCGCCAATCATTCTTGAGCTAAAGTAGTTTCCATCAACAGAAAAGTCCCGCGTTAAAACTGGATTTTCTTTGTTTGAAACATCATAAACTTTGACAGTTGTCGTTGGGGGTTCGTAAACTATTGGAATTAAAGGCACTGGTTCAAGGTCGTTGCCATCTGGCTGGTCAGGTTCCTCTGAAGGAGCAATTTCGACAGGTGCTTTGTAACCCAAATCTATTTCGTAAAGGGGATAAACACCGTAGTTGGTCTCAAAGACTGCAACTTTGTCTCCGTTGATAAAGATTCCAGAAATCATGCCTTCCAAAACAATTTTTGAAACAACTCGAGCTTCTTCAGCTGGAAACGCTTTCACAATTGTTAAGTTTGTGTCAGAAACAACGTAGATGTATTCGCCGTCAGTTTTTACGATGTCTGCTTCATCTACGCCTTCAACTTGAACGTTGGTTTCAGAATAGTCAGCAGCCGTTGGTTCCACGGGAACAGCTGGTTCTGGAGCTGTTGCATCTGACGAAAAACTTTCAAGACCCAAAGTTTTGCTGCCACTTCTGAGCCAATATTCACCATAATTTGATGTGTTTTCAAGAAAAGTTTTCAGTTCCTCGTAAGAAGAAAACGTGTTTAACTTAATTGGGTTTGAAGTTTCGGGATTATTCAAGTAAACATATACTGGTATTGAAGCGACAACCAGAATTATCGCTATGAATAACGCTGTGAACACTTTTTTATCGTTCATGTTTTCACCTTTTGTCTATTCTATATTTATCTGAATGCAACACTGCAGACTTAATGCTACGCATTAGAACATGGTGTACAAAAAATAGAACAGCCCTAACTAACCTTGCTTTCGAAGGAAAACAAAAACTCCAAGGGCAACAAGAAAACTAGGCACAGTGATTAGCACAATAGGAGACAAATCTGTACCTGAATCACTACCAAATAGTCCCCATATTTCAGGTTCTTCAGGTGTTGATAAACCTGTAGTTTCAACTTTATTTGGTTCAGGTGCCCCTAGCATATCTGATGGCAACTCTTGACTCGATGTTTGGAAATTGCCTCTTGTTTCGTTTGCAGTGTCTAAAGACTTCAGGGTGTATGAACCATCTGAAAACATACTATCATCTTGAAGCAGGGCTAGGGGAGCAACCATAGTAACCGTGCCAAGTAAGATGGCAAGCCCAACATACAGGATAATTTTGTTCAATTTTATCTTCCAACCTTACCAAGTAAATGAGATGCATTTAAGTCCACACTTTAGAACACCCTAGAATGGCTTTTCTCTCCACAGTCTGATGGTTTCCAGCCACAATACGGCGTTGGCTACGACTCCAAAGATTATTGCTGCAATGTTGTGGGGTGAACCCGTGGGCTGATACAAAACTAAGTTGTAAACGACAAGGTAGATTGCAAACATGGTTGACAACCAAATGGCATAAAACAGATGACGGGGTACTAGAAATCTTCCCATTCTGCTAAAGAACTTTAACAGTCCAATTTTGATTTCTTGATTTAGACGGTATTCTCCTCTTACTGTTTTTTCCACTAAACCAAGGGACAACAACTTGTCCAAGTGATGTGCAGCTACGCTTGGACTTGATAATCCTAACTCTCTTTGTACTTCTCTCACGCCTACGCTATTTTCGGGATCTTTTAGCAAGTACCAGTATATTTGAAGGGTTTTTCCCTTCAATTTTGACTCGATTTCGGCCAATTCAGAGGAAGAGAGGTCAGACATCAAACTCGCCAAAACCAAATATGATATCCATATATAATATAATTCCCCAAAAACTCGTTAAACTGGCATGGTAGTTAAAGGAACAGTTGTGGGGTTCCTTTGGTTTTTAAGAGTTCAATCATAAAAAAATGCGAAAACAAACAATAACGTCTATAATGGATGTTCTGATATCTGCTGATATCAAAAACCAAAGCATTGATGGATACGACGTTATCTGCTATATTTACGAAACATTTAGTGTAATGATTAGTTCTGGTGTTGTATATTCCCTTCTTATTCTTCTGGAGTGAAATGGTTTAATTATCTGTGACTTGTAGCTCAAAAATCGGTCTATAACCTAACTGGAAAATGCGAAAAAGCAATAGGCGTTATGGCAGAAACGAATATGGAAATGTTGAAGATTTTGCAAAAACTGCTAATTCAACAGCCCTATTTTTGTTTAGTTTCTTGCCTGTAATTTATCATTGACCAAAGATTTAATCTACCCCTCTTAG
This window harbors:
- a CDS encoding winged helix-turn-helix transcriptional regulator, whose amino-acid sequence is MSDLSSSELAEIESKLKGKTLQIYWYLLKDPENSVGVREVQRELGLSSPSVAAHHLDKLLSLGLVEKTVRGEYRLNQEIKIGLLKFFSRMGRFLVPRHLFYAIWLSTMFAIYLVVYNLVLYQPTGSPHNIAAIIFGVVANAVLWLETIRLWREKPF
- a CDS encoding beta-propeller domain-containing protein, giving the protein MNDKKVFTALFIAIILVVASIPVYVYLNNPETSNPIKLNTFSSYEELKTFLENTSNYGEYWLRSGSKTLGLESFSSDATAPEPAVPVEPTAADYSETNVQVEGVDEADIVKTDGEYIYVVSDTNLTIVKAFPAEEARVVSKIVLEGMISGIFINGDKVAVFETNYGVYPLYEIDLGYKAPVEIAPSEEPDQPDGNDLEPVPLIPIVYEPPTTTVKVYDVSNKENPVLTRDFSVDGNYFSSRMIGDYVYMVATQYTYLYETDVFLPRVHSNNQTETIDATEIYYYNNSDTSYTFTTVAAVNIQNDAQEPTHQTVLLGGTSGIYVSTTNIYMTFPDYNWNEDEEMKTKIYRAKINQESITFEAEGEVPGYVLNQFSMDEYNGYFRVATTVNNNNWRTFTTGLTSTNNVYVLDLNLNLVGSLEDLAPGEQIYSARFMGNKAYIVTFRNVDPLFVIDLTNPAAPTVLGELKVTGYSGYLHPYDETHIIGIGKETEYDSEKDFAWYQGVKISLFDVSDVSNPIEVAKYEIGDRGTDSPILNDHKALLFDKEKNLLVIPVLVAELDENDYDGEVPDWARGEYVWQGAYVLNISTAGINLRGQITHMNNNTDLLKSGYYYYYNGYTIQRSLYIEDVLYTVSGMKIKMNSLDTLTEINSVEIA
- a CDS encoding cation:proton antiporter, yielding MIPILLFLIWIAASFFFPVLLRRFQIPWVTAVIFAGMILGPYGLNAVESGEIMDFFATIGLIFLMFTAGLDTQFSVLKKSGRTVVYFAGLNLIIPFITGFFVGICLGLSSLASLILGTCFSSSSVGLIVPMLRELDIESNIKSTVVSAIFLEDVISLIILAVLLNAVVPVSPIPLAIFPVVLLIFVLIVLYLIPILQEWLFYFGPKKDAFAAGLRAVFITLALVAFMAELIGVHAMVGGFLAGLTLSDMLKKRKQLEENIVAVSYGFLIPVFLLNLGMTTNMTAIFAPGDLLSTGLIILSLIVSKSVSGFLGGRLVGFPSKTSLGMGIMTIAQMSTTLATASLAFQYGILSESILAGLVLLSIVTIILTPFLTKLIFGHKTEKTSKFSRLWLGNGN
- a CDS encoding tRNA (adenine-N1)-methyltransferase, with the translated sequence MTELIAEGDDIYLYLDPRRTYLVKVEAEKSFHTHKGYIQLGDLIGKEYGTRIPSSMDIEFVALKPKLRDYIFKTNRRTQISYPKDISLIILNSGIGPGSRVVEAGTGTGALTSAIAHYIKPTGRVYSYDIRQEFQKNAKKNLERAGLLDVVELKEGDITEGIQEEDLDAIILDMATPWLVIPHAYDALKGSGVLVSFSPTIDQVVKVTEALDECGFVCVETCETLIRFMQVARGKTRPQTLMTGHTGYLTFARKSVRHEPDPET
- a CDS encoding Lrp/AsnC family transcriptional regulator is translated as MDEKDEQILKILARRSGLSSRKISKILGMPISTVHRRIKKMEQDFIITGYKALIDHEKTSLPIGALMQINFSEATPGNGHIPKNDIIEALTSFTEIEEITEVQAANFDLIAKARFESLKKLSEFIEKTRQIQGIDETSTAIIIEEKVLLPAQLRK
- a CDS encoding DUF4234 domain-containing protein; this encodes MTGTFDNLKKYIQMREKTDRQMSNFWLVLYFLPVFVAIVAGGYFMVSLMAQFSSIDSVTSYDFFYDEVLSGVMLPWFFVSLSSFTSVVVGLVVPYFLVNRRKTHFNRQKLLSQNLIGAIDSVAQTTGVEVQDTLLVLQKNVKEANSDKTDKNPILWGFLSAFIPFLSLYVYYFLVSDFYKHEQLENSFWEQSRIALNQLGITFSVPQRAKPMDNRSFVLYLILTIVTTGLFGAYWFYVLLNDPNQHFEYHKRVETQLLSVVESAGI
- a CDS encoding stage II sporulation protein M, whose protein sequence is MSGLQIESQFAKAKRLFKEAIDRNSLILKAITFAFFILLTASIIVTIVIFNMAPDLIDTLGSFTETTIGTGDIPSPYTGSLYSFIFFNNIGHFWNPLRMIVWIPAVGPLLLGLEILLNSGLIGIVAVMVGISKGVAYPILGLIPHGIIEIPAFLFQLSAIVLWQVTITEAIINKLRGKKLDNLKFKLGVQDTIIFAVTSIMLMGIAAVIETFVTPYLLGL